The following proteins are co-located in the Gossypium hirsutum isolate 1008001.06 chromosome A02, Gossypium_hirsutum_v2.1, whole genome shotgun sequence genome:
- the LOC107952078 gene encoding mitochondrial inner membrane protein OXA1 gives MAFRRSLSRRATLIARLYQPSFAYIVHEDDRKNHPLNEFYSQPKPSNLFQQRSFGTGFSNSSSGFGVLFQDRRCSKLSLIPSTGVSFFRYMSTKDNDGADEIEFMADGADRIGLMTDISETLKDSSFEAVASQAPAVNEVAVAAADSWLPIAAVQYVIDAVHSSTGLNWWSSIVVTTLLVRGLTLPFLISQLKATAKMTLLRPQLKEIKERMQRMGMDPQAVAEGQNEMQKLFKEYGVTPFTPLKGFFIQMPIFISFFLGISNMAEKMPSFKSGGAYWFIDLSTPDSLCIFPVLTALTFWITVECNMLEGTEGNPSSGTTKNVARVFAALSVPLTMNFSKAIFCYWITSNVFSLAYGLVLKAPGVKAALGVPLIPKPPAGTTPRPSINLYSAFKQPERTASHQSTSPPDEPTKASHKKISSSSTMDQRIKILERQLKGRKKNKKR, from the exons ATGGCGTTTAGGCGTAGCCTTTCCAGGAGAGCAACCCTAATAGCTAGACTATATCAACCGTCATTTGCCTACATTGTCCATGAAGATGACCGTAAAAATCATCCTTTAAACGAGTTCTACTCCCAGCCAAAACCTAGCAATTTGTTTCAACAAAGATCTTTTGGAACTGGGTTTAGTAATTCATCATCAGGTTTTGGTGTGTTGTTTCAAGATAGAAGATGTTCCAAACTATCTCTCATTCCTAGCACTGGTGTGTCGTTTTTTCGTTATATGTCAACTAAAGATAATGATGGGGCAGATGAGATTGAGTTTATGGCTGATGGGGCAGATAGGATTGGGCTTATGACCGATATTTCGGAAACTCTTAAGGATAGTTCTTTTGAAGCAGTGGCTTCGCAGGCTCCTGCTGTGAATGAGGTTGCTGTTGCTGCTGCTGATTCTTGGTTACCCATTGCTGCCGTACAGTACGTTATCGATGCAGTTCATTCTTCTACTGGCTTGAACTG GTGGAGTTCCATAGTTGTGACAACACTTTTGGTTCGAGGTTTAACTCTTCCATTTTTGATAAGTCAACTTAAAGCTACTGCAAAAATGACG TTACTTAGGCCACAATTGAAGGAAATCAAGGAGCGCATGCAAAGAATG GGTATGGATCCCCAGGCAGTAGCTGAAGGTCAAAATGAAATGCAAAAGCTTTTCAAGGA ATATGGTGTAACGCCTTTTACTCCACTGAAAGGGTTCTTTATTCAGATGCCAATCTTTATCAGCTTTTTTTTAGGC ATTTCCAATATGGCTGAGAAAATGCCATCATTTAAATCCGGTGGAGCTTATTGGTTTATAGATCTCAGTACACCAGATAGTTTATGCATCTTTCCAGTTTTGACGGCTCTGACATTTTGGATAACAGTGGAG TGCAACATGCTAGAAGGTACGGAGGGGAATCCTTCTTCTGGAACTACAAAAAATGTTGCTAGAGTCTTTGCTGCTCTATCGGTTCCATTGACCATGAATTTCTCAAAG GCCATTTTCTGTTATTGGATTACATCAAATGTATTTTCCCTTGCCTATGGACTAG TGCTTAAGGCTCCTGGGGTGAAGGCAGCTTTAGGTGTTCCGCTAATACCTAAGCCTCCGGCTGGTACCACACCGCGGCCTTCTATCAATCTGTATTCAGCTTTCAAACAACCCGAAAGAACAGCATCACATCAGTCTACCTCACCACCTGATGAACCAACAAAAGCATCGCATAAAAAAATTTCGTCGTCTTCGACCATGGATCAGAGGATTAAAATTTTAGAGAGACAATTAAAGGGAAGGAAGAAAAACAAGAAGAGGTGA